Within Crassostrea angulata isolate pt1a10 chromosome 2, ASM2561291v2, whole genome shotgun sequence, the genomic segment CAAATGAATCGTTTAAGGTTAGCATGGGTTAGAGGGGTTGTAGTCACTTCATTGGTTTGGCCTGGGTTACATGTACTAAATGCAGTGTCATGTTTTGGTGTATATTCTCTTTTGAAAAGGCACTTGTTTCCTCtaaaatatgagaaaaatttaaaaaaaatcaatactgtatattttttttaaataatttaaatcagATAAATCAATATACGGCGATAAAGCTTAAAACATGATGTATATGCATGTGACTATAAGCCACAACTAATATGTAACACATATGACAacatttaatacaatatttgtaaaaacaaaaagaaagaattcaaataaatgaattgGTGATGACAAATAGGTTGCTATTTCGTAATACTAGGTTTAAATAAGAGTAAGCTGAGTGCATTCGATATAATGGCTACTTTCATCCATGTGCAttcaaagatattgttatcATTTTATAAGGCATAAAAAACACACCGTGGTTTATTGTGTTGAAAACGAATTTTgcttttttgaattaaatttgtcAGATGTATCACGTGCATCAGTAAcagttattttattattttttggaaatgtTTATCTGTTGTTTACTAATATCacaaattttatgatatatatcttAATATAAAACAACAGTTTAAGGCTTTTAAAGGTCAAAAGTAGGGAACACCtaaacaaattatttgaaaatctgAGAATGTAACATACCGTTTAATACGACAAAACAAGACATATACCATGAAAAGGAATGCCAGTCCAAAATAAAGACTTAATTGTATTACTGGGTAGCTCGAATCTTGATCTGCAAATAAACACATGCAATCATATACGTGTTATCTTGTTCATTATCATATTCACGTATGGCAACATGGTTATTACCAGCGATATTATTAACGGAAATTACGAAACAGTCAACGGATAGAGCCACTTTTGTTGTACTTGATTActatcaattaaaataaaatacttaaaattttatttagatcAGTTATGTAACTGTTTCAATTGGGTCGAAATGTTAAGCTTCATTTTACTTAATTGACATTCATTGTATATTTTCCCTTGTGTTTGCATTGCAAATCTGCGAGGTTCAATTTTCTACGAATACACTTTGCAAATTTATGCACCAATAGCACAGATGCAAACGTTTCCAattgttttgagtatatttatttttattcgaTTAAATGAAGCTTTCAATCTTACGTAactaatttgatatgtacttttaaaaatcgatcaGTAGATTATATCTagtacttaataaaaaaaaagttcctcCACAAACTttatggaattatttttttttttgtcgtggaactaactaaataacatgttaatatggcaGTTTCATGTATCTTTTATATCCCTGACTAAGCGCGTAAATGATGGCTTTAAAGCGGCGGTAAACAATATTCCATATAAATAGACatcagaataaaaatataaacataatcaTTGGATacttatttttggatgttgtCGGTTCTATGACATACCAAACGGTGCAGACAAATCATCATACCTCGGTCACGCgcagtattcaatttgtctgcaccgcttggtgtgtcataggaccgacgatatccaaaaataagcatccAATGCTTAAGTGTAACGTAGTACTGCgtgtgaaaatatttttgttcgcTGCGGTATTCAAGTAATGAGTTACGATTAACACACAATTAGAAACTAAAAAACCAATAATTTAGCCATTTTTTTGCAAACAGATTATGTAAAGTCATATGGAAAACATAAAAGGCGAACTGTTCACGGTGGACTTAAACGTTTTTATGTTTTCAAATGCTACAAGTAAAACCCCTTTTAATTCACCAATACCAACATCTTTTGTTTAAGAAATACGTTTATATAGTTCTCAAATCCACGCCAAACCACATTTGATATACAAATAATTCCTAAAACAGTAGCTTTCTAAAATGGAGCAATTATGATTGTCAGTTAAACATTATGTGTACATATTGCATTAATTAGTGGTGTCGATTAAATTCGTGTTCATCATTTTTTTGAGTAAGATCACTTTATAAGTTTTAAAACTTACTACAGAAACCACTGCTAACATCACACGTCAGACATCCGCGGCACGGTCTACAGTCGTCACCATATCTCCCAATTTCACATCCTGTACAATAGACGATCAAGGTAAAAACATAACTTTGCatttacaggcacgtagcatcgggggggtggggggggcagtaaagatttttcttaaatttacatacaaaaaattaaattaagatgagttccccccccccccacacacttttAAGGgaccatataaaaattagaattgaaaataagtttaCTGCAGAAGTTAAAAGTAAGTAACTTTAATTTCTAACAATTAAATTCAGGAATATCACGACAAAAGAAAGcttaacctttaaactaaatttATGAAACTGATTTGCCtatttaatgaattaattgtaatgacagaaataaaacatattaacgGCTTAGTAAAGGAACGTaatgacagaaaaaaaaccatataaACAGTTATATGCCATTAGATTTTAGGTTTCAAAATCACATACCATAAACCTctattttacaaatttcaagGCCCTTTTCTGAAAAAGAATCCTCTTCAGGAGCGTTGTACTTTGTCTCCACAATGACGTATCTAGCTGTGTATTTACAAGGTatgtttatcatatttataGGCAATGCCTGGTACACTCTATTTTCGGTGTAACAGCGTATTCTCTGTTTTGTTGTTGAGGTAGTTGCTGAAAATTCCGACACATCAAGGTAGAACCGCCCTCTCCTGTACCGTCCCGTAGAACTTGACATATATactacaatgttttaaaactgttgatttcaattgataaatatttcttaCGCAAAAATCAAAAGTCCTTTTAATGTTATCTTACATATACGCATTCTACAAGTAGATTACATACACTCATTTTACTAGAAGATTAAAAAATCACTGAAgtaaaaaagagaaagagatAAGAAAACAGAGTCACGTGCCTTACTGTAATTAACAAGACATTAAGActgattttgaaaacaaaatataacattaatttttatacaGCAGTAATGTTATAAATTAGTATGTTAAAAATTGAACCTACCATCTCGTCGATGGATTCGCACATTATTTAAGCTATATGGTTTCCCTAAGTCTACCTGAAGCCGAGTTTGTGTCTGGTTTGTATTAGTGCGCGAACAATTAGGTTCATTGAAATCTAAATTCCAATCATCAGCTAATGCTGCTTCGTGGCCTTGATATGTTGAAATCTGTaatatatttgttgtttttcttcTGGAAAGGT encodes:
- the LOC128172138 gene encoding uncharacterized protein LOC128172138, with the translated sequence MGLNMFSFFITILMCIANIYYCLENLSRRKTTNILQISTYQGHEAALADDWNLDFNEPNCSRTNTNQTQTRLQVDLGKPYSLNNVRIHRRDVYMSSSTGRYRRGRFYLDVSEFSATTSTTKQRIRCYTENRVYQALPINMINIPCKYTARYVIVETKYNAPEEDSFSEKGLEICKIEVYGCEIGRYGDDCRPCRGCLTCDVSSGFCNQDSSYPVIQLSLYFGLAFLFMVYVLFCRIKRGNKCLFKREYTPKHDTAFSTCNPGQTNEVTTTPLTHANLKRFICNKFNYKHSTKLDMHIELQTCITTLLKKRFLTQQESTQAETSSQTSINENSSNCDRVSYENVPEVECVVNNSKPQVTIDKEVNLSTCKQCYFKRGLTSKSEKTSRLSTNETHSDGKFYEDLSKDDPDLADYEELTVTETILDSEICKQFVCEKEYATQPAKETSILNEERVSNSDFYCDVPSLNCYENLDGDDCYEEEPIYELPAQPEDNIKRK